The following are encoded in a window of Oncorhynchus mykiss isolate Arlee chromosome 11, USDA_OmykA_1.1, whole genome shotgun sequence genomic DNA:
- the LOC110535277 gene encoding aspartyl/asparaginyl beta-hydroxylase isoform X6: MAPRKNFRNQAKKEVKPAAVVNKNGVKVEASVAASGGGFSGTKIFTWFMVLALLGVWSSVAVVWFDLVDYDNVIAERAKEFRFNFSEVLQGKLSAYDADGDGDFDVEDAKVLLGLKERPVSVLLREAKEDYAVKEPDAAPTPDDDVDGSQNTDVESEIQAAVPLPPISDDFIPDDSRDEATHPYEDENNAIDTKGELVEKAQPQQTVEESKQYNNQPGSYNNQPGSPETKETVQLRYNAEAESVPEPEADVEPEVESVPEPEADVEPEVESVPELEAEFVPELKAKKKKPKLLNKFEKTIKTEIDAAEKLRKKGKVEEAVRAFETLVLQYPQSPRCRYGKALAEDGLAEKMLSNDMLQKAIGTYKEASELPNATPDLIKATLKKRAERQQFLGRMRGALATLEKLVQIFPEDMALKNDLGVAHLLIGDNNSAKRVYEEVLATAPSDGFAKVHYGFILKSENKIAESIPFLRDGLESGDPGTDDGRFYFHLGDALQRMGDDSAYKWYERGHQRGHFASVWQRSLYNVDGLKAQPWWTPKDTGYMDLVKTLERNWRIIRDEAQSVMDKTTGLFVPEEENLREKGEWGQFTLWQQGKKAGESCRSVPKTCGLLERYPEATGCKRGQIKFSVMQPGTHVWPHTGPTNCRLRMHLGLVIPKTGCKIRCTNDTRAWEEGKVLIFDDSFEHEVWQDADSYRLIFIVDVWHPELTQYQRQTLSPI, from the exons AGGTGAAGCCTGCAGCAGTGGTGAATAAGAATGGTGTGAAAGTGGAGGCTTCTGTTGCTGCTAGTGGTGGTGGTTTTAGCGGAACAAAGATCTTCACCTGGTTCATGGTGCTGGCCCTGCTGGGGGTTTGGAGCTCTGTGGCCGTGGTGTGGTTTGACCTGGTGGACTACGACAATGTCATCG CAGAGAGAGCAAAGGAATTCCGTTTTAACTTTTCAGAGGTTTTACAAG GTAAACTTTCAGCGTATGACGCAGACGGCGACGGCGACTTCGATGTGGAGGACGCCAAAGTACTACTCG GACTGAAGGAGAGGCCGGTTTCTGTGTTGCTGAGGGAAGCCAAGGAGGATTATGCTGTGAAAGAACCAG ATGCTGCCCCCACTCCGGATGATGATG TTGATGGATCTCAGAACACGGATGTGGAATCTGAAATCCAAG ctgctgtccctctccctccgATATCGGATGATTTTATCCCAG ATGATAGTAGAGATGAAGCAACACATCCTTATG AGGATGAAAACAATGCCATTGACACGAAAGGAG AATTGGTTGAGAAGGCACAGCCACAGCAGACAGTAG AAGAGTCAAAGCAATACAACAACCAACCAGGCTCCTACAACAACCAACCAGGCTCCCCGGAGACAAAGGAAACag TACAACTGCGATACAATGCAGAGGCTGAATCAGTCCCAGAACCGGAGGCTGACGTGGAACCAGAGGTGGAATCTGTTCCGGAACCGGAGGCTGACGTGGAACCAGAGGTGGAATCTGTTCCGGAACTGGAAGCTGAATTTGTTCCAGAACTGAAAG CCAAAAAGAAGAAGCCCAAACTCCTGAATAAATTTGAGAAAACGATCAAGACGGAGATTGACGCTGCTGAGAAGTTACGTAAAAAG GGGAAAGTGGAAGAGGCTGTCCGGGCTTTTGAAACTCTAGTGCTGCAGTATCCTCAGAGTCCCAGATGTCGCTATGGGAAAGCCCTG GCTGAGGATGGCCTGGCAGAGAAGATGCTCAGCAACGACATGCTGCAGAAGGCCATCGGCACATACAAGGAGGCGTCAGAGCTGCCCAACGCCACACCTGACCTCATCAAGGCCACACTGAAGAAACGGGCTGAGCGTCAGCAGTTCCTCG gTCGTATGAGGGGTGCCTTGGCCACGTTGGAGAAACTGGTACAGATCTTCCCTGAGGACATGGCCCTGAAGAACGATCTGGGCGTGGCCCACCTGCTCATCGGAGACAACAACAGTGCCAAGAGGGTCTACGAGGAG GTGTTGGCCACTGCACCAAGTGACGGCTTTGCTAAAGTCCATTACGGCTTCATCCTCAAATCAGAAAACAAGATCGCAGAGAGCATCCCATTCCTCAGG GATGGTTTGGAATCAGGAGACCCTGGCACAGACGACGGCAGGTTTTACTTCCACCTCGGAGACGCTTTACAGAGAATGGGAGACGACAGT GCCTACAAGTGGTATGAGAGAGGGCACCAGAGAGGTCACTTTGCCTCCGTATGGCAGCGATCTCTTTATAATGTGGACGGTCTCAAAGCCCAGCCATGGTGGACGCCCAAGGACACTGGATATATGGATCTAGTCAAG ACCCTGGAGAGGAACTGGAGGATCATCAGGGACGAGGCCCAGTCTGTGATGGATAAAACCACTGGCCTCTTTGTTCCAGAGGAGGAGAACCTCAGAGAAAAAGGGGAGTGGGGCCAGTTCACCCTCTGGCAGCAAG GCAAGAAGGCAGGGGAGTCCTGCCGCAGTGTTCCAAAGACCTGTGGCCTGTTGGAGCGCTACCCAGAGGCTACAGGCTGCAAGAGAGGACAG ATCAAGTTCTCGGTGATGCAGCCTGGTACTCACGTCTGGCCCCACACGGGGCCCACCAACTGTCGCCTGCGCATGCACCTGGGCCTGGTCATCCCCAAGACGGGCTGCAAGATCAGGTGCACCAACGATACCAG GGCTTGGGAGGAGGGGAAAGTGCTCATCTTTGATGATTCCTTTGAGCATGAGGTGTGGCAGGACGCCGACAGTTACCGGCTCATCTTCATCGTGGACGTGTGGCACCCCGAGCTCACCCAGTACCAACGGCAGACTCTATCCCCCATTTAG
- the LOC110535277 gene encoding aspartyl/asparaginyl beta-hydroxylase isoform X7 yields the protein MAPRKNFRNQAKKEVKPAAVVNKNGVKVEASVAASGGGFSGTKIFTWFMVLALLGVWSSVAVVWFDLVDYDNVIERAKEFRFNFSEVLQGKLSAYDADGDGDFDVEDAKVLLGLKERPVSVLLREAKEDYAVKEPDAAPTPDDDVDGSQNTDVESEIQAAVPLPPISDDFIPDDSRDEATHPYEDENNAIDTKGELVEKAQPQQTVEESKQYNNQPGSYNNQPGSPETKETVQLRYNAEAESVPEPEADVEPEVESVPEPEADVEPEVESVPELEAEFVPELKAKKKKPKLLNKFEKTIKTEIDAAEKLRKKGKVEEAVRAFETLVLQYPQSPRCRYGKALAEDGLAEKMLSNDMLQKAIGTYKEASELPNATPDLIKATLKKRAERQQFLGRMRGALATLEKLVQIFPEDMALKNDLGVAHLLIGDNNSAKRVYEEVLATAPSDGFAKVHYGFILKSENKIAESIPFLRDGLESGDPGTDDGRFYFHLGDALQRMGDDSAYKWYERGHQRGHFASVWQRSLYNVDGLKAQPWWTPKDTGYMDLVKTLERNWRIIRDEAQSVMDKTTGLFVPEEENLREKGEWGQFTLWQQGKKAGESCRSVPKTCGLLERYPEATGCKRGQIKFSVMQPGTHVWPHTGPTNCRLRMHLGLVIPKTGCKIRCTNDTRAWEEGKVLIFDDSFEHEVWQDADSYRLIFIVDVWHPELTQYQRQTLSPI from the exons AGGTGAAGCCTGCAGCAGTGGTGAATAAGAATGGTGTGAAAGTGGAGGCTTCTGTTGCTGCTAGTGGTGGTGGTTTTAGCGGAACAAAGATCTTCACCTGGTTCATGGTGCTGGCCCTGCTGGGGGTTTGGAGCTCTGTGGCCGTGGTGTGGTTTGACCTGGTGGACTACGACAATGTCATCG AGAGAGCAAAGGAATTCCGTTTTAACTTTTCAGAGGTTTTACAAG GTAAACTTTCAGCGTATGACGCAGACGGCGACGGCGACTTCGATGTGGAGGACGCCAAAGTACTACTCG GACTGAAGGAGAGGCCGGTTTCTGTGTTGCTGAGGGAAGCCAAGGAGGATTATGCTGTGAAAGAACCAG ATGCTGCCCCCACTCCGGATGATGATG TTGATGGATCTCAGAACACGGATGTGGAATCTGAAATCCAAG ctgctgtccctctccctccgATATCGGATGATTTTATCCCAG ATGATAGTAGAGATGAAGCAACACATCCTTATG AGGATGAAAACAATGCCATTGACACGAAAGGAG AATTGGTTGAGAAGGCACAGCCACAGCAGACAGTAG AAGAGTCAAAGCAATACAACAACCAACCAGGCTCCTACAACAACCAACCAGGCTCCCCGGAGACAAAGGAAACag TACAACTGCGATACAATGCAGAGGCTGAATCAGTCCCAGAACCGGAGGCTGACGTGGAACCAGAGGTGGAATCTGTTCCGGAACCGGAGGCTGACGTGGAACCAGAGGTGGAATCTGTTCCGGAACTGGAAGCTGAATTTGTTCCAGAACTGAAAG CCAAAAAGAAGAAGCCCAAACTCCTGAATAAATTTGAGAAAACGATCAAGACGGAGATTGACGCTGCTGAGAAGTTACGTAAAAAG GGGAAAGTGGAAGAGGCTGTCCGGGCTTTTGAAACTCTAGTGCTGCAGTATCCTCAGAGTCCCAGATGTCGCTATGGGAAAGCCCTG GCTGAGGATGGCCTGGCAGAGAAGATGCTCAGCAACGACATGCTGCAGAAGGCCATCGGCACATACAAGGAGGCGTCAGAGCTGCCCAACGCCACACCTGACCTCATCAAGGCCACACTGAAGAAACGGGCTGAGCGTCAGCAGTTCCTCG gTCGTATGAGGGGTGCCTTGGCCACGTTGGAGAAACTGGTACAGATCTTCCCTGAGGACATGGCCCTGAAGAACGATCTGGGCGTGGCCCACCTGCTCATCGGAGACAACAACAGTGCCAAGAGGGTCTACGAGGAG GTGTTGGCCACTGCACCAAGTGACGGCTTTGCTAAAGTCCATTACGGCTTCATCCTCAAATCAGAAAACAAGATCGCAGAGAGCATCCCATTCCTCAGG GATGGTTTGGAATCAGGAGACCCTGGCACAGACGACGGCAGGTTTTACTTCCACCTCGGAGACGCTTTACAGAGAATGGGAGACGACAGT GCCTACAAGTGGTATGAGAGAGGGCACCAGAGAGGTCACTTTGCCTCCGTATGGCAGCGATCTCTTTATAATGTGGACGGTCTCAAAGCCCAGCCATGGTGGACGCCCAAGGACACTGGATATATGGATCTAGTCAAG ACCCTGGAGAGGAACTGGAGGATCATCAGGGACGAGGCCCAGTCTGTGATGGATAAAACCACTGGCCTCTTTGTTCCAGAGGAGGAGAACCTCAGAGAAAAAGGGGAGTGGGGCCAGTTCACCCTCTGGCAGCAAG GCAAGAAGGCAGGGGAGTCCTGCCGCAGTGTTCCAAAGACCTGTGGCCTGTTGGAGCGCTACCCAGAGGCTACAGGCTGCAAGAGAGGACAG ATCAAGTTCTCGGTGATGCAGCCTGGTACTCACGTCTGGCCCCACACGGGGCCCACCAACTGTCGCCTGCGCATGCACCTGGGCCTGGTCATCCCCAAGACGGGCTGCAAGATCAGGTGCACCAACGATACCAG GGCTTGGGAGGAGGGGAAAGTGCTCATCTTTGATGATTCCTTTGAGCATGAGGTGTGGCAGGACGCCGACAGTTACCGGCTCATCTTCATCGTGGACGTGTGGCACCCCGAGCTCACCCAGTACCAACGGCAGACTCTATCCCCCATTTAG
- the LOC110535277 gene encoding aspartyl/asparaginyl beta-hydroxylase isoform X8, whose amino-acid sequence MAPRKNFRNQAKKEVKPAAVVNKNGVKVEASVAASGGGFSGTKIFTWFMVLALLGVWSSVAVVWFDLVDYDNVIAERAKEFRFNFSEVLQGKLSAYDADGDGDFDVEDAKVLLDEKEIKVPAPKMERLKKGLKERPVSVLLREAKEDYAVKEPDAAPTPDDDAAVPLPPISDDFIPDDSRDEATHPYEDENNAIDTKGELVEKAQPQQTVEESKQYNNQPGSYNNQPGSPETKETEAESVPEPEADVEPEVESVPEPEADVEPEVESVPELEAEFVPELKAKKKKPKLLNKFEKTIKTEIDAAEKLRKKGKVEEAVRAFETLVLQYPQSPRCRYGKALAEDGLAEKMLSNDMLQKAIGTYKEASELPNATPDLIKATLKKRAERQQFLGRMRGALATLEKLVQIFPEDMALKNDLGVAHLLIGDNNSAKRVYEEVLATAPSDGFAKVHYGFILKSENKIAESIPFLRDGLESGDPGTDDGRFYFHLGDALQRMGDDSAYKWYERGHQRGHFASVWQRSLYNVDGLKAQPWWTPKDTGYMDLVKTLERNWRIIRDEAQSVMDKTTGLFVPEEENLREKGEWGQFTLWQQGKKAGESCRSVPKTCGLLERYPEATGCKRGQIKFSVMQPGTHVWPHTGPTNCRLRMHLGLVIPKTGCKIRCTNDTRAWEEGKVLIFDDSFEHEVWQDADSYRLIFIVDVWHPELTQYQRQTLSPI is encoded by the exons AGGTGAAGCCTGCAGCAGTGGTGAATAAGAATGGTGTGAAAGTGGAGGCTTCTGTTGCTGCTAGTGGTGGTGGTTTTAGCGGAACAAAGATCTTCACCTGGTTCATGGTGCTGGCCCTGCTGGGGGTTTGGAGCTCTGTGGCCGTGGTGTGGTTTGACCTGGTGGACTACGACAATGTCATCG CAGAGAGAGCAAAGGAATTCCGTTTTAACTTTTCAGAGGTTTTACAAG GTAAACTTTCAGCGTATGACGCAGACGGCGACGGCGACTTCGATGTGGAGGACGCCAAAGTACTACTCG ATGAAAAAGAGATCAAAGTTCCTGCTCCCAAAATGGAAAGGCTGAAAAAAG GACTGAAGGAGAGGCCGGTTTCTGTGTTGCTGAGGGAAGCCAAGGAGGATTATGCTGTGAAAGAACCAG ATGCTGCCCCCACTCCGGATGATGATG ctgctgtccctctccctccgATATCGGATGATTTTATCCCAG ATGATAGTAGAGATGAAGCAACACATCCTTATG AGGATGAAAACAATGCCATTGACACGAAAGGAG AATTGGTTGAGAAGGCACAGCCACAGCAGACAGTAG AAGAGTCAAAGCAATACAACAACCAACCAGGCTCCTACAACAACCAACCAGGCTCCCCGGAGACAAAGGAAACag AGGCTGAATCAGTCCCAGAACCGGAGGCTGACGTGGAACCAGAGGTGGAATCTGTTCCGGAACCGGAGGCTGACGTGGAACCAGAGGTGGAATCTGTTCCGGAACTGGAAGCTGAATTTGTTCCAGAACTGAAAG CCAAAAAGAAGAAGCCCAAACTCCTGAATAAATTTGAGAAAACGATCAAGACGGAGATTGACGCTGCTGAGAAGTTACGTAAAAAG GGGAAAGTGGAAGAGGCTGTCCGGGCTTTTGAAACTCTAGTGCTGCAGTATCCTCAGAGTCCCAGATGTCGCTATGGGAAAGCCCTG GCTGAGGATGGCCTGGCAGAGAAGATGCTCAGCAACGACATGCTGCAGAAGGCCATCGGCACATACAAGGAGGCGTCAGAGCTGCCCAACGCCACACCTGACCTCATCAAGGCCACACTGAAGAAACGGGCTGAGCGTCAGCAGTTCCTCG gTCGTATGAGGGGTGCCTTGGCCACGTTGGAGAAACTGGTACAGATCTTCCCTGAGGACATGGCCCTGAAGAACGATCTGGGCGTGGCCCACCTGCTCATCGGAGACAACAACAGTGCCAAGAGGGTCTACGAGGAG GTGTTGGCCACTGCACCAAGTGACGGCTTTGCTAAAGTCCATTACGGCTTCATCCTCAAATCAGAAAACAAGATCGCAGAGAGCATCCCATTCCTCAGG GATGGTTTGGAATCAGGAGACCCTGGCACAGACGACGGCAGGTTTTACTTCCACCTCGGAGACGCTTTACAGAGAATGGGAGACGACAGT GCCTACAAGTGGTATGAGAGAGGGCACCAGAGAGGTCACTTTGCCTCCGTATGGCAGCGATCTCTTTATAATGTGGACGGTCTCAAAGCCCAGCCATGGTGGACGCCCAAGGACACTGGATATATGGATCTAGTCAAG ACCCTGGAGAGGAACTGGAGGATCATCAGGGACGAGGCCCAGTCTGTGATGGATAAAACCACTGGCCTCTTTGTTCCAGAGGAGGAGAACCTCAGAGAAAAAGGGGAGTGGGGCCAGTTCACCCTCTGGCAGCAAG GCAAGAAGGCAGGGGAGTCCTGCCGCAGTGTTCCAAAGACCTGTGGCCTGTTGGAGCGCTACCCAGAGGCTACAGGCTGCAAGAGAGGACAG ATCAAGTTCTCGGTGATGCAGCCTGGTACTCACGTCTGGCCCCACACGGGGCCCACCAACTGTCGCCTGCGCATGCACCTGGGCCTGGTCATCCCCAAGACGGGCTGCAAGATCAGGTGCACCAACGATACCAG GGCTTGGGAGGAGGGGAAAGTGCTCATCTTTGATGATTCCTTTGAGCATGAGGTGTGGCAGGACGCCGACAGTTACCGGCTCATCTTCATCGTGGACGTGTGGCACCCCGAGCTCACCCAGTACCAACGGCAGACTCTATCCCCCATTTAG
- the LOC110535277 gene encoding aspartyl/asparaginyl beta-hydroxylase isoform X20 — MAPRKNFRNQAKKEVKPAAVVNKNGVKVEASVAASGGGFSGTKIFTWFMVLALLGVWSSVAVVWFDLVDYDNVIAERAKEFRFNFSEVLQGKLSAYDADGDGDFDVEDAKVLLGLKERPVSVLLREAKEDYAVKEPDDSRDEATHPYEDENNAIDTKGELVEKAQPQQTVEESKQYNNQPGSYNNQPGSPETKETVQLRYNAEAESVPEPEADVEPEVESVPEPEADVEPEVESVPELEAEFVPELKAKKKKPKLLNKFEKTIKTEIDAAEKLRKKGKVEEAVRAFETLVLQYPQSPRCRYGKALAEDGLAEKMLSNDMLQKAIGTYKEASELPNATPDLIKATLKKRAERQQFLGRMRGALATLEKLVQIFPEDMALKNDLGVAHLLIGDNNSAKRVYEEVLATAPSDGFAKVHYGFILKSENKIAESIPFLRDGLESGDPGTDDGRFYFHLGDALQRMGDDSAYKWYERGHQRGHFASVWQRSLYNVDGLKAQPWWTPKDTGYMDLVKTLERNWRIIRDEAQSVMDKTTGLFVPEEENLREKGEWGQFTLWQQGKKAGESCRSVPKTCGLLERYPEATGCKRGQIKFSVMQPGTHVWPHTGPTNCRLRMHLGLVIPKTGCKIRCTNDTRAWEEGKVLIFDDSFEHEVWQDADSYRLIFIVDVWHPELTQYQRQTLSPI, encoded by the exons AGGTGAAGCCTGCAGCAGTGGTGAATAAGAATGGTGTGAAAGTGGAGGCTTCTGTTGCTGCTAGTGGTGGTGGTTTTAGCGGAACAAAGATCTTCACCTGGTTCATGGTGCTGGCCCTGCTGGGGGTTTGGAGCTCTGTGGCCGTGGTGTGGTTTGACCTGGTGGACTACGACAATGTCATCG CAGAGAGAGCAAAGGAATTCCGTTTTAACTTTTCAGAGGTTTTACAAG GTAAACTTTCAGCGTATGACGCAGACGGCGACGGCGACTTCGATGTGGAGGACGCCAAAGTACTACTCG GACTGAAGGAGAGGCCGGTTTCTGTGTTGCTGAGGGAAGCCAAGGAGGATTATGCTGTGAAAGAACCAG ATGATAGTAGAGATGAAGCAACACATCCTTATG AGGATGAAAACAATGCCATTGACACGAAAGGAG AATTGGTTGAGAAGGCACAGCCACAGCAGACAGTAG AAGAGTCAAAGCAATACAACAACCAACCAGGCTCCTACAACAACCAACCAGGCTCCCCGGAGACAAAGGAAACag TACAACTGCGATACAATGCAGAGGCTGAATCAGTCCCAGAACCGGAGGCTGACGTGGAACCAGAGGTGGAATCTGTTCCGGAACCGGAGGCTGACGTGGAACCAGAGGTGGAATCTGTTCCGGAACTGGAAGCTGAATTTGTTCCAGAACTGAAAG CCAAAAAGAAGAAGCCCAAACTCCTGAATAAATTTGAGAAAACGATCAAGACGGAGATTGACGCTGCTGAGAAGTTACGTAAAAAG GGGAAAGTGGAAGAGGCTGTCCGGGCTTTTGAAACTCTAGTGCTGCAGTATCCTCAGAGTCCCAGATGTCGCTATGGGAAAGCCCTG GCTGAGGATGGCCTGGCAGAGAAGATGCTCAGCAACGACATGCTGCAGAAGGCCATCGGCACATACAAGGAGGCGTCAGAGCTGCCCAACGCCACACCTGACCTCATCAAGGCCACACTGAAGAAACGGGCTGAGCGTCAGCAGTTCCTCG gTCGTATGAGGGGTGCCTTGGCCACGTTGGAGAAACTGGTACAGATCTTCCCTGAGGACATGGCCCTGAAGAACGATCTGGGCGTGGCCCACCTGCTCATCGGAGACAACAACAGTGCCAAGAGGGTCTACGAGGAG GTGTTGGCCACTGCACCAAGTGACGGCTTTGCTAAAGTCCATTACGGCTTCATCCTCAAATCAGAAAACAAGATCGCAGAGAGCATCCCATTCCTCAGG GATGGTTTGGAATCAGGAGACCCTGGCACAGACGACGGCAGGTTTTACTTCCACCTCGGAGACGCTTTACAGAGAATGGGAGACGACAGT GCCTACAAGTGGTATGAGAGAGGGCACCAGAGAGGTCACTTTGCCTCCGTATGGCAGCGATCTCTTTATAATGTGGACGGTCTCAAAGCCCAGCCATGGTGGACGCCCAAGGACACTGGATATATGGATCTAGTCAAG ACCCTGGAGAGGAACTGGAGGATCATCAGGGACGAGGCCCAGTCTGTGATGGATAAAACCACTGGCCTCTTTGTTCCAGAGGAGGAGAACCTCAGAGAAAAAGGGGAGTGGGGCCAGTTCACCCTCTGGCAGCAAG GCAAGAAGGCAGGGGAGTCCTGCCGCAGTGTTCCAAAGACCTGTGGCCTGTTGGAGCGCTACCCAGAGGCTACAGGCTGCAAGAGAGGACAG ATCAAGTTCTCGGTGATGCAGCCTGGTACTCACGTCTGGCCCCACACGGGGCCCACCAACTGTCGCCTGCGCATGCACCTGGGCCTGGTCATCCCCAAGACGGGCTGCAAGATCAGGTGCACCAACGATACCAG GGCTTGGGAGGAGGGGAAAGTGCTCATCTTTGATGATTCCTTTGAGCATGAGGTGTGGCAGGACGCCGACAGTTACCGGCTCATCTTCATCGTGGACGTGTGGCACCCCGAGCTCACCCAGTACCAACGGCAGACTCTATCCCCCATTTAG
- the LOC110535277 gene encoding aspartyl/asparaginyl beta-hydroxylase isoform X16, with translation MAPRKNFRNQAKKEVKPAAVVNKNGVKVEASVAASGGGFSGTKIFTWFMVLALLGVWSSVAVVWFDLVDYDNVIAERAKEFRFNFSEVLQGKLSAYDADGDGDFDVEDAKVLLGLKERPVSVLLREAKEDYAVKEPAAVPLPPISDDFIPDDSRDEATHPYEDENNAIDTKGELVEKAQPQQTVEESKQYNNQPGSYNNQPGSPETKETVQLRYNAEAESVPEPEADVEPEVESVPEPEADVEPEVESVPELEAEFVPELKAKKKKPKLLNKFEKTIKTEIDAAEKLRKKGKVEEAVRAFETLVLQYPQSPRCRYGKALAEDGLAEKMLSNDMLQKAIGTYKEASELPNATPDLIKATLKKRAERQQFLGRMRGALATLEKLVQIFPEDMALKNDLGVAHLLIGDNNSAKRVYEEVLATAPSDGFAKVHYGFILKSENKIAESIPFLRDGLESGDPGTDDGRFYFHLGDALQRMGDDSAYKWYERGHQRGHFASVWQRSLYNVDGLKAQPWWTPKDTGYMDLVKTLERNWRIIRDEAQSVMDKTTGLFVPEEENLREKGEWGQFTLWQQGKKAGESCRSVPKTCGLLERYPEATGCKRGQIKFSVMQPGTHVWPHTGPTNCRLRMHLGLVIPKTGCKIRCTNDTRAWEEGKVLIFDDSFEHEVWQDADSYRLIFIVDVWHPELTQYQRQTLSPI, from the exons AGGTGAAGCCTGCAGCAGTGGTGAATAAGAATGGTGTGAAAGTGGAGGCTTCTGTTGCTGCTAGTGGTGGTGGTTTTAGCGGAACAAAGATCTTCACCTGGTTCATGGTGCTGGCCCTGCTGGGGGTTTGGAGCTCTGTGGCCGTGGTGTGGTTTGACCTGGTGGACTACGACAATGTCATCG CAGAGAGAGCAAAGGAATTCCGTTTTAACTTTTCAGAGGTTTTACAAG GTAAACTTTCAGCGTATGACGCAGACGGCGACGGCGACTTCGATGTGGAGGACGCCAAAGTACTACTCG GACTGAAGGAGAGGCCGGTTTCTGTGTTGCTGAGGGAAGCCAAGGAGGATTATGCTGTGAAAGAACCAG ctgctgtccctctccctccgATATCGGATGATTTTATCCCAG ATGATAGTAGAGATGAAGCAACACATCCTTATG AGGATGAAAACAATGCCATTGACACGAAAGGAG AATTGGTTGAGAAGGCACAGCCACAGCAGACAGTAG AAGAGTCAAAGCAATACAACAACCAACCAGGCTCCTACAACAACCAACCAGGCTCCCCGGAGACAAAGGAAACag TACAACTGCGATACAATGCAGAGGCTGAATCAGTCCCAGAACCGGAGGCTGACGTGGAACCAGAGGTGGAATCTGTTCCGGAACCGGAGGCTGACGTGGAACCAGAGGTGGAATCTGTTCCGGAACTGGAAGCTGAATTTGTTCCAGAACTGAAAG CCAAAAAGAAGAAGCCCAAACTCCTGAATAAATTTGAGAAAACGATCAAGACGGAGATTGACGCTGCTGAGAAGTTACGTAAAAAG GGGAAAGTGGAAGAGGCTGTCCGGGCTTTTGAAACTCTAGTGCTGCAGTATCCTCAGAGTCCCAGATGTCGCTATGGGAAAGCCCTG GCTGAGGATGGCCTGGCAGAGAAGATGCTCAGCAACGACATGCTGCAGAAGGCCATCGGCACATACAAGGAGGCGTCAGAGCTGCCCAACGCCACACCTGACCTCATCAAGGCCACACTGAAGAAACGGGCTGAGCGTCAGCAGTTCCTCG gTCGTATGAGGGGTGCCTTGGCCACGTTGGAGAAACTGGTACAGATCTTCCCTGAGGACATGGCCCTGAAGAACGATCTGGGCGTGGCCCACCTGCTCATCGGAGACAACAACAGTGCCAAGAGGGTCTACGAGGAG GTGTTGGCCACTGCACCAAGTGACGGCTTTGCTAAAGTCCATTACGGCTTCATCCTCAAATCAGAAAACAAGATCGCAGAGAGCATCCCATTCCTCAGG GATGGTTTGGAATCAGGAGACCCTGGCACAGACGACGGCAGGTTTTACTTCCACCTCGGAGACGCTTTACAGAGAATGGGAGACGACAGT GCCTACAAGTGGTATGAGAGAGGGCACCAGAGAGGTCACTTTGCCTCCGTATGGCAGCGATCTCTTTATAATGTGGACGGTCTCAAAGCCCAGCCATGGTGGACGCCCAAGGACACTGGATATATGGATCTAGTCAAG ACCCTGGAGAGGAACTGGAGGATCATCAGGGACGAGGCCCAGTCTGTGATGGATAAAACCACTGGCCTCTTTGTTCCAGAGGAGGAGAACCTCAGAGAAAAAGGGGAGTGGGGCCAGTTCACCCTCTGGCAGCAAG GCAAGAAGGCAGGGGAGTCCTGCCGCAGTGTTCCAAAGACCTGTGGCCTGTTGGAGCGCTACCCAGAGGCTACAGGCTGCAAGAGAGGACAG ATCAAGTTCTCGGTGATGCAGCCTGGTACTCACGTCTGGCCCCACACGGGGCCCACCAACTGTCGCCTGCGCATGCACCTGGGCCTGGTCATCCCCAAGACGGGCTGCAAGATCAGGTGCACCAACGATACCAG GGCTTGGGAGGAGGGGAAAGTGCTCATCTTTGATGATTCCTTTGAGCATGAGGTGTGGCAGGACGCCGACAGTTACCGGCTCATCTTCATCGTGGACGTGTGGCACCCCGAGCTCACCCAGTACCAACGGCAGACTCTATCCCCCATTTAG